A window of Amphiprion ocellaris isolate individual 3 ecotype Okinawa chromosome 12, ASM2253959v1, whole genome shotgun sequence contains these coding sequences:
- the tmem121ab gene encoding transmembrane protein 121Ab yields MVLPPPDKRHVCLTTIVIMTSMAFMDAYLVEQNQGPRKIGVCIIVLVGDVCFLIVLRYVAVWVGAEVRTARRGYAMILWFLYIFVLEIKLYFVFQNCKADRKSLETVARKALTLLLSVCVPGLYLVLVALDSMEYVRTFRKKEDMRSRLFWVALDLLDLLDIQANLWEPQWTGLPIWAEGLMFFYCYILLLILPCVSLSEISMQGEHMSPQKMMLYPVLSLVTINMVTILIRGVNMVLFQDSRVSTIFVGKNVVAIATKASTFLEYRRQVKEFPHPQNAMALELQQNSVSHTQPLPNATSLPHEPSPAQDVIDT; encoded by the coding sequence ATGGTGTTGCCGCCTCCAGACAAACGCCACGTGTGCCTGACCACCATTGTCATCATGACCAGCATGGCCTTCATGGACGCCTACCTAGTGGAGCAGAACCAGGGTCCCAGGAAGATTGGTGTGTGTATCATTGTGCTAGTAGGAGATGTTTGCTTCCTGATAGTGCTACGGTACGTGGCAGTGTGGGTTGGTGCCGAGGTGCGCACTGCCCGACGAGGATACGCCATGATTCTTTGGTTTCTGTACATCTTTGTCCTGGAGATAAAACTCTACTTTGTCTTCCAGAATTGTAAGGCTGACAGGAAGAGTCtggagacagtggcaaggaaagcTTTGACATTACTATTATCTGTTTGCGTGCCCGGTTTATACTTGGTTCTGGTGGCTCTGGATAGTATGGAATATGTGAGAACTTTCCGGAAGAAGGAGGACATGAGGAGTCGTCTGTTCTGGGTGGCTCTGGATTTATTGGACTTGCTGGATATCCAGGCCAACCTGTGGGAGCCCCAGTGGACAGGCCTGCCTATCTGGGCTGAAGGCCTGATGTTCTTCTACTGCTACATCCTGCTGCTGATCTTGCCCTGTGTGTCACTCAGTGAAATAAGCATGCAGGGGGAGCACATGTCACCTCAGAAGATGATGCTGTACCCAGTCCTAAGCTTGGTCACCATAAACATGGTCACCATCCTAATACGTGGTGTAAACATGGTGTTGTTCCAGGACAGCCGTGTTTCCACCATCTTTGTTGGCAAGAATGTGGTGGCCATTGCCACCAAGGCTTCCACCTTCCTGGAGTACCGCAGACAGGTAAAAGAGTTTCCCCACCCACAAAACGCAATGGCGCTAGAGTTGCAGCAGAACTCTGTCAGCCACACGCAGCCACTGCCCAATGCCACCAGTTTGCCACATGAACCTTCACCAGCGCAGGATGTCATTGACACATGA